In Cucurbita pepo subsp. pepo cultivar mu-cu-16 chromosome LG10, ASM280686v2, whole genome shotgun sequence, the DNA window GCTTGGAAATAGGCCCTAACTGGAACCAAATTGGGGTGAAGAAGCGCACCTACTGCTTCCAAATGCCGGTCGAAAACTTCGCTGCTCGTCGCGGCGGTCTTAGTAGCATCAAGACGCTTCACCGTTACGATTAGCTGGTTGCAGAGTACTGCTTTGTACGTAGTTCCCATTGTGCCTCTACCGAGCAGCTCGGCCGAAGCCCTCATTAACTGCTCTAAGCTGAATAACTCTGCCTCCCCTTCACAAAATATAAGACTACCACTCTTCTGGACTTTAGGTatatcttcaatttctttcattttggcTTGAAGTTCGCCCTTTCCGTCGCCTCGGCCGTTGATTGCGGAAGCTGTGGAAAACGCAGTGTCGGTTTCGAATGGCGGAATTTCCGGCTTCGACGCGGTTTTTCTTTGGGTTCTGGCAGCTACATAGAAACATAAAAGACCTGCTATTAAAACTGCGGCGCCGACTGAAAGCCCCACAATCAGACCGGTTTCCTTGTGCTTAACATGAGAGACCGGAGAGAGAAGTATGTCCTGTGACTGTGCGCTTTGGTCGGAAGGGAGAGATGGTGGAGTAGCATTGGAAGCTTCAAAGAATGGAGCGCGTGAGTGGCATGCCTTGTTGACGATCTCGCCGCAGAGATCTGGGTTCCAGAAAAACGACGACGTGTTGAAACGCGACAGTGTGGGGGTAACTGGAATTTGCCCGGTCAGGTTATTCCCCGCGACATTGAAGACCTCAAGGAAGGACTGGTTTAATGGAGGAATACTTCCATTGAAACCATTCCATTCAAGCCGGAGAGTAATGAGCCGGTCCAAGGAGGAAAGCCTCACCGGAAGCGGACCCGTGAAGTTGTTATAGGAAAGATCGAGAGTCTGAAGCCGGTGAAGAGTGAGAATCGACGGCGGAAAAGACCCAACAAAGGAGTTTCGGCCGAGGAAGAGAGATTTAAGGTTGAAGAGTCCGGATAGGTCAGGAATGGGTCCCTCGAGGGAGTTGTTATGCAGGCTGAGGATCCGAAGCTGGTCGAGCTGAGACACTGTATTTGGAGCCAATGTCCCTCGGAGACCAAACGATTGAAGAACCAATCTAACAACACGACCCTGGACGCACTTCACGCCCTGCCATTGACAGTAGTC includes these proteins:
- the LOC111803515 gene encoding probable inactive receptor kinase At5g67200 — translated: MIPNPPTFLPTFPLLCCVVLCSLSAFSASGFAFQIPPPALVPPEELRLPSDAVSLLSFKSKADLDNKLLYTLNERFDYCQWQGVKCVQGRVVRLVLQSFGLRGTLAPNTVSQLDQLRILSLHNNSLEGPIPDLSGLFNLKSLFLGRNSFVGSFPPSILTLHRLQTLDLSYNNFTGPLPVRLSSLDRLITLRLEWNGFNGSIPPLNQSFLEVFNVAGNNLTGQIPVTPTLSRFNTSSFFWNPDLCGEIVNKACHSRAPFFEASNATPPSLPSDQSAQSQDILLSPVSHVKHKETGLIVGLSVGAAVLIAGLLCFYVAARTQRKTASKPEIPPFETDTAFSTASAINGRGDGKGELQAKMKEIEDIPKVQKSGSLIFCEGEAELFSLEQLMRASAELLGRGTMGTTYKAVLCNQLIVTVKRLDATKTAATSSEVFDRHLEAVGALLHPNLVPVRAYFQARGERLVVYDYQPNGSLYNLIHGSRSARAKPLHWTSCLKIAEDLAQGIAYIHQASKLIHGNLKSTNVLLGAEFEACLTDYGLSALAECCEDPDGSRYQAPETRKSSRNATHKSDVYAFGVLLLELLTGRHPAQHPFLEPTDMLEWVRIVREDDGGDSNQLGMLTEVASICSTTSPEQRPAMWQVLKMILEIKESVMREDSESSGF